The DNA region TAGCCATCGCCTTATCCAGCGATACATCTGTATTAGTGGTGACTTGGCAACGGGCTATCGCCAATTTTACCGCTGAAGGTGCCGGTCAACCATTAGGTGGTGGGCTTTTAGGTGGTTTATTATATACCTTTACCTTCTACACAGTAAGTCAGTTGGGAACCTATATTTTTGTGGGCATCGCCTTAATGATTCTATTGTGCTACCTGTTCAGTATTACCTGGTTAGATTTAATCGAAGGGCTTCAGTCCATTACCAGTGTGGTGTTTAATTGGTTAAGTGAATTCTGGGATACAACGAAACAACAATTTTCAAGTTACCGTGAGGACCGGGAAAAATATAAGGCAGACCAATCTAAACAAAAAGCTAGCCGAAGTAAAGCTACTAAAAAAAGCAAGCAGTCTGGTGAAGATCAAGATAGTTCGGAAAACAACAACCGCATTAAACCAAAACAAGTGGATACAGACGACGAAGATGTAGTCATTGTTGGGCCAAGCGCCAGTGCGAGTAAAGGCAACCATCCAGCTGAAATCGAACAAACTTCTCTTGAAATTGGCACGCAAGCTGATGAATTCCCCAAGGCTGAACAAGCAAAGACGCAAGTTAGTCCAACCACTGATGACCAAGATGTCGATACTGAACCAGATGACGGTAAAGATATTGTCATGGATATGGCTGCAGAGCCAGAAAATCCAGAGTACAAATTACCACCAGCCAACTTGTTGACGCCAATTAAAGCGACAGACCAAAGTGGTGAATACTCTGTCATTAAAGAAAATGTCCGTAAACTTGAAGCGACTTTCAAGAGCTTTAATGTGGATGCCAAAGTCACTAAGGCTAACTTGGGACCAGCTGTAACAAAATATGAAATTCAGCCAGCGATTGGGGTAAAAGTAAGTAAGATTGTTGGTTTAGCCGACGATATCGCCTTATCACTAGCTGCTAAAGATATCCGGATCGAGGCGCCGATTCCAGGTAAATCCTTTATCGGGATTGAAGTGCCCAATCAAGATGTATCCTTAGTTTCCTTCCGTGATTCTTTTGAGCATCAACTGCAATCGGGAAAAGTCTTGGAAGTCCCATTAGGAAAAGATATTTCAGGCAATATTCGTTCAGCAGACTTGACCAAGATGCCCCATCTATTGGTTGCTGGGTCTACAGGATCTGGTAAATCAGTCGCTATCAACGGGATTATCGTATCCATTTTGATGAAGGCCAAGCCAAATGAAGTCAAATTGATGATGATCGACCCTAAAAAAGTGGAACTATCGATATATAACGGTATTCCACACTTGTTAACACCAGTTGTAACCAATCCAAGAAAAGCAGCTCAAGCCTTACAAAAAGTCGTTCAAGAAATGGAACGTCGCTATGAATTGTTTGCTGCTTCGGGCCAACGGAATATTGACGGTTACAATGACTTCGTTCATGAAGAAAACCTTAATGAAGGTACTGCGCATCCGACCCTACCTTATATCGTTGTGATTGTAGATGAGTTAGCCGACTTGATGATGGTCGCTTCTAAAGAAGTTGAGGCCGCAATTACCCGGCTAGCACAAATGGCACGTGCAGCTGGTATCCATATGATCCTAGCGACACAAAGGCCATCTGTTGACGTTATTACAGGGATTATCAAGGCCAATGTACCGTCAAGAATCGCCTTTGCCGTATCTTCAGGAACTGACTCAAGAACCATTATCGACCAAAACGGTGCCGAAAAACTATTGGGTCGAGGAGATATGCTCTACCTACCTATGGGCGAGTCGAAACCAATTCGTGTCCAAGGGGCCTTTATCACAGATGACGAAGTGGAACATGTTGTCTCATTTGTAAAAGAACAACAAGAGCCAAATTATGTCGAATCTATGATGCCAACTGAGACTAAAGAATCAGCGCCAGGCGAAGATTTAGATGAAATGTGGGATACTGTCCTTGAATTTGTTAAAACCCGTGAAACCGTCTCGATTTCAATGTTACAACGTCAATTTAGAGTTGGTTACAACCGTGCAGCTCGTCTAGTAGATGACATGGAACAACGCGGAATTGTCGGCCCACAAGAAGGGTCTAAACCGCGTACAGTTAACATCTTCCAAGAAAACGGCGATAAATCAACCGAGTAGGTTATGTAATAGGCCGATACACACATTTTCCAAGTCAAAAAATGCTATACTATAATTAACATAGCAGACAGTCAACTAGGAGGGATTATTTGAATTTACCAAATAAATTAACCATCATTCGGATGATCATGATTCCAATCTTCATGATTTTCGTATCTATCCCAGCAAGTGGAGATGGTACACAAGTACTCGGCAGTCATTGGTACTGGCAATATGTGGTGGCAGCCATCATTTTCGCAGTCGCATCATTCACCGACTGGCTAGACGGTTACATCGCACGTCGCGACAACCTTGTCACTAATTTCGGTAAATTTGCCGACCCATTAGCCGACAAGATGCTCGTTGCAACAGCCTTTATCGCCTTAGTTGGTATCGATTTAGCACCAGCATGGTTAGTTTCAATCATTATCATGCGCGAATTAGCTGTCACCGGACTCCGCCTATTACTAGTGGAAAAAGGGACAGTCATGGCGGCTGGGAGTGCTGGGAAATTGAAAACATTCACCCAGATGCTATCCATTATCTTCTTGTTACTCGGGGATTTCCCCTTAGGATTCTTGCCATTTTCAATCGGGCAAATCCTACTATATCTTGCATTAGTCTTTACCATCTATTCAGGTGTAGACTACTTCGTTAAAAATATTTCCGTCTTTTCAGACGGACTATAAACACAATTTTTAAGGGCTTCGGTTTTTACCGGGCTCTTTTTTGTTCTATAATATACAAGAATCACTATGCGCAAACGCATAAATAAAACGTATATACTAATAGGTGGGAAAAGAATGAAAGTAGACATTATAGCTGTCGGAACAGAATTATTAATGGGACAAATCGCGAATACAAATGCGCAATTTATTGCACGAAAATTGAATGAATTAGGCTTTGACCATTACGTACAAACGGTCATTGGCGATAACCCTGAACGGTTAAAGAAGGTGACCGCTCAGGCTGAACAAAGGTCGGATATCATCATTTATACAGGTGGTTTAGGACCTACTCGAGATGATTTAACCAAACAAACTATTTCAGCTTACTTAAATCAACCACTCATTCACGATGAAGTGGGGATGGAAACCATCAAAGCAACTTTTAAAGGCAGAATCATGACTGAAAACAATCTGGCTATGGGGCTGACTTTTCAAGCAGGGCATACTTTCCCCAATGATGTAGGGCAAGCGCTTGGTACAGCGATTGAACATGATAACCATACCTATATTCTATTGCCAGGACCACCATCTGAAATGAAGCATATGTTCAACCATTATGTAGCTGATTATTTACTAGACCAATACCAAAATGACATGGTACTAACATCTAAATACCTGCACTATTTTGGTATCGGTGAATCGCAATTAGCTGACACTATTGATGACTTGATTATGAGTCAAGAAAATCCAACAGTAGCCATTTACTTTGGAAATTTCATGGTAACAGTTAGACTAACTGCAGCTGGTAAAAATGAAGCAGAAACCAAGCCTTTATTAGAAGACCTGGCTACAGCTATCAACGCTCGGTTAGCTGACTATTATGTAGGCGAAGGAGAAAACTTAGGCATCAATGAAGTATTGGTAGAGAAATTGACAGACCGTGAGCAGACTATTGCTTTCGCTGAAAGTTTCACTGGTGGACTGGCAGCTAAAAAAGTTGTCGATGTCCCAGGGTCTTCAAAAGTCTTACACGGATCAGCCGTCACTTATACAGAAACAGCCAAAGCCAATGTGTTAAATGTCCAACCGCAAACACTGGAAACTTATGGCATGGTGAGTGCTGAAACAGCGACTGAAATGGCGGAAAACGTACGAGATCTATATCAATCTGACTTTGGAGTATCCTTTACAGGTGTCGCTGGACCGGATGCCATGGAAGGAAAAGAAGCGGGGACTGTCTATATTGGTATCTCCCAAGCAGGCCAAGAAACTAAAGTTTTAACACCAACATTAAGAGGTAGTCGTCAAAATATTCAATATCGTTCAGTCTATTCAGCTTACTTTGATATTATTAAAAATTAATAGAACATTCGTTCGCTTTTCTCTTGCTTATTCAGCAAAAGAATTATAAAATAAAAGAAACGCAGGAGAACATTAGGAGGATTTACGCATGACTATGGATAAAAACGATAGCAACCGTCAAAAAGCATTAGACGATGCAATGAAAAAAATTGAGCGTAACTTTGGTAAAGGCTCAGTCATGAAAATGGGTGAACGCGGAGATACTAGAATCTCTACTGTTCCAACAGGTTCATTAACATTGGATATTTCTTTAGGAGTTGGTGGCTACCCACGCGGTCGTATTATTGAAGTCTACGGACCAGAATCATCTGGTAAAACGACTGTTTCATTACATGCAATTGCGGAAGTACAAAAACGTGGTGGTATTGCAGCCTTTATCGATGCTGAGAATGCGCTAGATCCTGAATATGCAGCTAAACTAGGTGTAAACGTTGATGAGTTACTACTTTCTCAACCAGACACTGGTGAACAGGGTTTGGAGATTGCTGACGCTTTAGTATCTTCAGGTGCCATTGATATCATCGTTGTCGATTCAGTTGCAGCCTTAGTACCACGTGCCGAAATTGAAGGTGAAATGGGTGACTCTCATATCGGTCTTCAAGCCCGGTTAATGTCTCAAGCATTACGTAAATTATCAGGCACCATCAACAAAACGAAAACAATCGCCATCTTTATCAACCAAATTCGTGAAAAAGTTGGGGTAATGTTCGGTAGTCCTGAAACAACACCAGGCGGTAGAGCCTTGAAATTCTACTCTACTGTGCGTTTAGAAGTACGTCGTGGTGAACAAATTAAAGAGAGCGGGAGCGCAATCGGTAACCGTACTAAAATTAAGATTGTTAAAAACAAGGTAGCACCACCATTCAAAGTGGCAGAAGTTGACATCATGTATGGGGAAGGGATTTCTCAAGAGGGTGAACTAGTTGACTTGGCAGCTGAATTAGACATCATTAACAAGTCCGGTTCTTGGTATTCATATGGTGAAGACCGTATCGGTCAAGGTCGTGAGAATGCAAAACAATTCTTACGCGAAAATCCAGAAATTCGTGAAACCATTGATGGACAAGTTCGTCAACACTTCGGTTTTGGCCAAAATGGTAAATTAAGCGAAGAAGAACTAGCAGCCTTAGAAGCAAATGATGAAGCACAAGTGGAATTATTGGAAGAAGAAACAGAATAAAATTTATTTTTAAATAGATAACCACCATGCCTTTCCCATTGAATCACTATGGGAAAGGTATTTTTTTGCCATCTTTTTTGAAAAGGCTATCATGCTTTTGACTGCCGACTTGATTGACATTCATTCCACTTAAATATAAAATGAACTTATGTGCATGTAATGCATGTTTTATAATATTTTAATATTTACGAAAAAAGAACACAATTAAATAGATACGGAGGTGAAACTATGGGATTTACTGAAATTGCCTTCGCTATCATTGCTTTAATTGTTGGTCTATTGGGTGGCGTTTATGTAGGGAAGAAGTCTTTATTACAAGAACAAGAACGTGAAAAAGATGAAGCGCACATAACCGCACAAGGAATCATTGAAAATGCTAAACGTAGCGCAGAATCTGAGCGGAAAGAAATTATCTTAAACGCAAAAGAAGAATTGCAACGGTATAGAAATGAAGTAGATAGTGAAGTTAGAGATCGCCGTAGTGAAGTTAAGAAACAAGAAGACCGTTTAAACCAAAAAGAAGAAAAATTGGATAGACGGGATGCATCTATTTCTGACAAAGAAAATAAATTAAGTAATGAAGAACAATCTCTACGTGACCGTAAGAAAAAGGTTGCTGAGACTGAAAAAGCAGCAGACGCATTAATTGAAAAACGAAATGAAGTTTTAGTTAATGTAGCAGCTATGTCTCGTGAAGATGCCAAAAACTTATTACTAAAAGAGATGGAAGATACATTAGCCCATGAGAAAGCCTTATTAATTAAGAAGGCAGAGCAAGAAGCTAATGACACGGCAGATCGAGTTGCAAAACAAATTGTACTTCAAGCTATTGAACGCTCTGGAGCGGATACAGTTACAGAATCTACAGTTACAGTTGTTCACTTACCAAATGACGATATGAAAGGTCGTATCATTGGTAAAGAAGGACGAAACATCAAGACATTAGAATCCTTAACCGGAATTGACTTGATTGTTGATGATACACCTGAAGCTGTCGTATTAAGTGGATTTGATCCGATTCGTCGTGAAATTGCAAAAATCGCTTTAGATAAATTGATTGGAGATGGACGAATCCATCCAGCCAAAATTGAAGAGGCAGTTGAAAAAGCTCGTAAACAAATGGATAGTAAAGTAAGAGAAATCGGTGAAGAAACTATCTTTGATTTAGGTATTCATTCTCTTCACCCTGACTTAGTGAAAACATTAGGTCGCTTATACTACCGAACAAGTTACGGTCAAAATGTTTTGAATCACAGTATTGAAGTTGCTAAATTAGCTGGTGTAATGGCAGCAGAACTTGGTGAAGACGTACAATTGGCTAAACGCGCTGGTCTAATGCATGATATCGGTAAAGCCGTTGATCATGAAGTAGAAGGGTCTCACGTACAAATTGGTACGGAATTTGCTATCAAATACCAAGAACCTGAAACTGTTATTAACGCCATTGCTAGCCACCATGGTGACGTTGAAGCAACAAGTGTTATCGCTAGCTTAGTTGCCATCGCCGATGCACTTTCGTCAGCACGACCAGGGGCCCGCAGTGAATCATTAGAAAACTACATCCAACGATTACGTAGCCTTGAAGCTATTGCCAAAAATTATGACGGCGTTCATAATGCATACGCAATTCAAGCCGGACGAGAAATCCGTGTAATGGTTAAACCAGATGAAGTAGATGATTTAAAAGCAATTGAATTAGCACATGACATTTCAAAACGCATTGAAAATGAACTGGATTACCCAGGACAAATTAAAGTAATCGTGATACGCGAAAAACGAGCAGTTGATTACGCAAAATAGTTTACTAAAGGAGCATGCAAATGCTCCTTTTTTAGTTGGTCCATTTTTTGTATGATAAATGTGTTTTTATAAGTTAAATGATTGTAATGTAAACGGCTAATTTAGAAATTTATGAATAATAAAGAGTTTACTAAGGCATCAAACTTAAGACGACAAGTTTAATGATTGATGCCTTAGTATGGGTATGATGTCAATATTTTTATTGGTAAAATATTGAATAGCAGTAAAAATATAATACAGATATGACAAAATACAATTATGTATTCCTTGTTAGAAGTATATGAAAATAGATGGCTTAACAAGGGGAAACTCGTATAATAAATAAGAACATTCAATACAGAAGGTGTGAATAGATTATGACAGATAGAGTAGCTGGGTTACCATATACAGCTGTGTACAAAGGATTGAATTTACTTTTAGCCCAAGATACAGATATTGTTCCTAATATTGTAGGGCATGGTGGGATTGGTAAATCGCAAATGATTCGAGATTTAGCTAAAAATAATGATTTTGCTTACTTTGAAATTACCTGTTCTTTACTGCAACCAGGTGATTTAACTATGCCGGTTCCAAAAGAAGACCATATTAAATATTATCTAAATCCACAAATTCAAGGAGCGATTACAGCAGCAGAAGCGGATCCAGACCGTAAAGTGATTCTTTTCTTGGACGAATTTAACCGACCAATTGCTATGGTGCAAGGAGAATTGATGAACTTAGTGCTACAACGTAATTTGATGGGACAAGCTTTACCTGATAATGTGGTTATTATTACGGCTGAAAACCCTTCAAGTGATGTAGAAGGGTTCGAAAATACGTCATACGCAACCAATGCTCGTGATATGGCTATTAATGACCGGACGATGCGGATTAGAATGGGCGCTAACTTAGAAGATTGGATTAGTTCTTTTGCCAAAAAGATACAAGTTAACAATCCAAATCGTACGATGATTCATCCATTGATTACAGAATTTCTGCAAGCAGATGGTCGCCAATACTTTATTGTAATTGATGAAACGAGAGATAAGAATCCAACACCTCGTGCATATGAACGACTATCCAACTTATTATATGCCTTTGAGGATGCGGGACATGATATTTATCATTTAGCAGATGATTATCTTGAATTCTTGATTGAGGGTATTGAAGGAAACATTGGTGATGAGGCTGGTCAAGTCTTTGTGACTTTTTTGAGACAACAACAAACTGATTTTATTAAACCAACCGAAGTTGTGCAAGCAACAGGATCTCATCTACCCGAAAGTATTTTAGATAGATATCAAGCTATGCCAATAGTACGCCGTAAACGCGTCATAGAAGATTTAACAGATTATATTGTGCATCAATCAGATTTAATTGAAGATGGCGATCTAATTAGCCGTTATACAGATATCTTTGTGGTTTCAGAGCCTGATGAAATTTATATTTTGATTAAACGGATGCATGACGCACCGGCTGATTCAGCAATAGCACGATTTTATAAAGCTTTAAATCAAAATGATGACTTTGTTGAGAAAACCTTTGATATTACAATGGCCGTCAATGCCAATGAGTAAAAGATTGTATGGAAGAAAGTAGGTGTTTAAGTGTCTGAGAATGAATTATTTTCCGCCTTCGAGTTTGAAAATATTGAAACTACTTTTCGGAAAATGAGAATTGCATATATTACCTTTTTAAATCATGGCCAATATGAGGACTATGAAAAATTTAGTGATGCACAAAATCAACTGTTGGGCATACTGACGGCTAGTTTAATGAATCATCAAGATTCGCAAAAAGGTGCAAGAGATGTTCTTTTCGCTGGGATTCTTTTTCATACAGACCGAGAAATGAATGGGTCACTCGCCAAACCAATTACCATTGGCTTTCGCGGATTAGACTTGGTTATGACAATTAACCCTATTTTATTTTACCTTTACTATGAAACACCTGCTGGGATGTTGGCGGCGATTAGACAGATGTGTTAT from Aerococcus urinaeequi includes:
- the pgsA gene encoding CDP-diacylglycerol--glycerol-3-phosphate 3-phosphatidyltransferase is translated as MNLPNKLTIIRMIMIPIFMIFVSIPASGDGTQVLGSHWYWQYVVAAIIFAVASFTDWLDGYIARRDNLVTNFGKFADPLADKMLVATAFIALVGIDLAPAWLVSIIIMRELAVTGLRLLLVEKGTVMAAGSAGKLKTFTQMLSIIFLLLGDFPLGFLPFSIGQILLYLALVFTIYSGVDYFVKNISVFSDGL
- a CDS encoding DNA translocase FtsK; this encodes MARKKKRRTKKQQELFRMQLFSGISLFFAIIGVLELGALGRLFMHLMEFFVGGLAVPVFIIEIIFTGWVLVTGHGPLVLGRIMNTVIWAVPILAILMHAWDYLAIALSSDTSVLVVTWQRAIANFTAEGAGQPLGGGLLGGLLYTFTFYTVSQLGTYIFVGIALMILLCYLFSITWLDLIEGLQSITSVVFNWLSEFWDTTKQQFSSYREDREKYKADQSKQKASRSKATKKSKQSGEDQDSSENNNRIKPKQVDTDDEDVVIVGPSASASKGNHPAEIEQTSLEIGTQADEFPKAEQAKTQVSPTTDDQDVDTEPDDGKDIVMDMAAEPENPEYKLPPANLLTPIKATDQSGEYSVIKENVRKLEATFKSFNVDAKVTKANLGPAVTKYEIQPAIGVKVSKIVGLADDIALSLAAKDIRIEAPIPGKSFIGIEVPNQDVSLVSFRDSFEHQLQSGKVLEVPLGKDISGNIRSADLTKMPHLLVAGSTGSGKSVAINGIIVSILMKAKPNEVKLMMIDPKKVELSIYNGIPHLLTPVVTNPRKAAQALQKVVQEMERRYELFAASGQRNIDGYNDFVHEENLNEGTAHPTLPYIVVIVDELADLMMVASKEVEAAITRLAQMARAAGIHMILATQRPSVDVITGIIKANVPSRIAFAVSSGTDSRTIIDQNGAEKLLGRGDMLYLPMGESKPIRVQGAFITDDEVEHVVSFVKEQQEPNYVESMMPTETKESAPGEDLDEMWDTVLEFVKTRETVSISMLQRQFRVGYNRAARLVDDMEQRGIVGPQEGSKPRTVNIFQENGDKSTE
- the rny gene encoding ribonuclease Y, with the translated sequence MGFTEIAFAIIALIVGLLGGVYVGKKSLLQEQEREKDEAHITAQGIIENAKRSAESERKEIILNAKEELQRYRNEVDSEVRDRRSEVKKQEDRLNQKEEKLDRRDASISDKENKLSNEEQSLRDRKKKVAETEKAADALIEKRNEVLVNVAAMSREDAKNLLLKEMEDTLAHEKALLIKKAEQEANDTADRVAKQIVLQAIERSGADTVTESTVTVVHLPNDDMKGRIIGKEGRNIKTLESLTGIDLIVDDTPEAVVLSGFDPIRREIAKIALDKLIGDGRIHPAKIEEAVEKARKQMDSKVREIGEETIFDLGIHSLHPDLVKTLGRLYYRTSYGQNVLNHSIEVAKLAGVMAAELGEDVQLAKRAGLMHDIGKAVDHEVEGSHVQIGTEFAIKYQEPETVINAIASHHGDVEATSVIASLVAIADALSSARPGARSESLENYIQRLRSLEAIAKNYDGVHNAYAIQAGREIRVMVKPDEVDDLKAIELAHDISKRIENELDYPGQIKVIVIREKRAVDYAK
- the recA gene encoding recombinase RecA, yielding MTMDKNDSNRQKALDDAMKKIERNFGKGSVMKMGERGDTRISTVPTGSLTLDISLGVGGYPRGRIIEVYGPESSGKTTVSLHAIAEVQKRGGIAAFIDAENALDPEYAAKLGVNVDELLLSQPDTGEQGLEIADALVSSGAIDIIVVDSVAALVPRAEIEGEMGDSHIGLQARLMSQALRKLSGTINKTKTIAIFINQIREKVGVMFGSPETTPGGRALKFYSTVRLEVRRGEQIKESGSAIGNRTKIKIVKNKVAPPFKVAEVDIMYGEGISQEGELVDLAAELDIINKSGSWYSYGEDRIGQGRENAKQFLRENPEIRETIDGQVRQHFGFGQNGKLSEEELAALEANDEAQVELLEEETE
- a CDS encoding ATP-binding protein codes for the protein MTDRVAGLPYTAVYKGLNLLLAQDTDIVPNIVGHGGIGKSQMIRDLAKNNDFAYFEITCSLLQPGDLTMPVPKEDHIKYYLNPQIQGAITAAEADPDRKVILFLDEFNRPIAMVQGELMNLVLQRNLMGQALPDNVVIITAENPSSDVEGFENTSYATNARDMAINDRTMRIRMGANLEDWISSFAKKIQVNNPNRTMIHPLITEFLQADGRQYFIVIDETRDKNPTPRAYERLSNLLYAFEDAGHDIYHLADDYLEFLIEGIEGNIGDEAGQVFVTFLRQQQTDFIKPTEVVQATGSHLPESILDRYQAMPIVRRKRVIEDLTDYIVHQSDLIEDGDLISRYTDIFVVSEPDEIYILIKRMHDAPADSAIARFYKALNQNDDFVEKTFDITMAVNANE
- a CDS encoding competence/damage-inducible protein A, with protein sequence MKVDIIAVGTELLMGQIANTNAQFIARKLNELGFDHYVQTVIGDNPERLKKVTAQAEQRSDIIIYTGGLGPTRDDLTKQTISAYLNQPLIHDEVGMETIKATFKGRIMTENNLAMGLTFQAGHTFPNDVGQALGTAIEHDNHTYILLPGPPSEMKHMFNHYVADYLLDQYQNDMVLTSKYLHYFGIGESQLADTIDDLIMSQENPTVAIYFGNFMVTVRLTAAGKNEAETKPLLEDLATAINARLADYYVGEGENLGINEVLVEKLTDREQTIAFAESFTGGLAAKKVVDVPGSSKVLHGSAVTYTETAKANVLNVQPQTLETYGMVSAETATEMAENVRDLYQSDFGVSFTGVAGPDAMEGKEAGTVYIGISQAGQETKVLTPTLRGSRQNIQYRSVYSAYFDIIKN